Proteins from a genomic interval of Arachis hypogaea cultivar Tifrunner chromosome 10, arahy.Tifrunner.gnm2.J5K5, whole genome shotgun sequence:
- the LOC112716979 gene encoding protein LATERAL ROOT PRIMORDIUM 1, producing the protein MSMLGLTDLVFIAPNPSSLHHHRQQQLISTENDNNNSNNNPLSVGFGIFPLLAATPCVQVVQNQSNEEAMEDSGKKKKKIEEDENGGEFRVCTDCGNRAKKDCVYRRCRSCCKGRGYDCTTHVRSTWVPALKRRERHVAVTGGVGGEAANKKTKNNNGCASGSATSHSHTSTNSDSCYSHQDARFKESLPGHVRAPAVFRCHRVSTVGNGENEFAYLATVHISGHVFRGFLYDHGVDPKNTIMPSYASELQLGNNCISNGKNKECSSSAIGVTTNEYDNLYSASAAS; encoded by the exons atgaGTATGCTAGGCCTCACAGACTTGGTTTTCATAGCTCCAAATCCTTCTTCTCTTCACCACCATCGCCAACAACAACTGATTTCAACGGAAAacgacaacaacaacagcaacaacaatccTCTGAGCGTTGGTTTCGGCATTTTTCCACTCTTAGCAGCCACGCCCTGCGTTCAGGTAGTTCAGAATCAGAGCAATGAGGAGGCGATGGAAGATtctggaaagaagaagaagaagatcgaAGAAGATGAAAATGGCGGTGAATTTAGGGTTTGTACGGACTGTGGAAACAGAGCGAAGAAAGATTGCGTGTACAGACGGTGCAGGAGTTGTTGCAAGGGGCGTGGATATGACTGTACCACTCACGTGAGGAGCACGTGGGTGCCTGCTCTAAAACGCCGCGAGCGCCACGTGGCGGTGACTGGTGGTGTTGGTGGAGAAGCTGCTAATAAGAAGACAAAGAACAATAATGGATGCGCGAGTGGAAGTGCTACCTCTCATTCTCATACTTCCACCAACTCTGATTCCTGTTATTCTCATCAAG ATGCTAGGTTCAAAGAATCATTACCAGGTCATGTTCGTGCACCTGCTGTGTTCAGATGCCATAGAGTCTCAACTGTTGGAAATGGTGAAAATGAATTTGCATATTTAGCAACGGTTCATATAAGTGGCCATGTATTCAGGGGATTTCTCTATGACCATGGTGTTGATCCCAAAAATACAATAATGCCCTCCTATGCTTcagaacttcaacttggaaacaACTGCATTAGTAATGGGAAGAACAAGGaatgttcttcttctgcaattggGGTTACAACCAATGAATATGATAATCTCTATTCTGCTTCTGCTGCTAGCTAG
- the LOC112716982 gene encoding uncharacterized protein has protein sequence MSSLTPAPSSLSRTSFFAIPSAFSKFQLCPLPSVPSSSSSSSSSRVLCRGGSSVQHVATDFKLVLHDALDASGIDTTHARKAREEFCSQIRRFTEIEKETSICINRSVDLGRTALYIAAEDDSLVSHSSVPLPVDAFISRLDDLSMDYCPHYKPEYDSSPEKFLESIERFLYVHKGFSRANENLMELRPLYLHSVLTHRSGSAVMLSVIYSEIMKMLRLWGLLYFDAEIFFPHDALSLPNGYHKQKSKESDQVHIMTSGNLLVKVLNNLKHAFWPFQHDSNKSLFLRAAHAANCVDRSDFVGESGSQIASAKAAQHRLDRGVWTSVRFGDMRRSLSACERLILMNNNDANEFRDYSILLYHCGLYEQSLQHLNKYQELKNLQAEVNSSDPLSSLEDDAADKLMMRLNLIMMEQGWSQPTYARNFLGNSSEPW, from the exons ATGAGTTCGTTGACTCCAGCACCTTCTTCTCTTTCCAGAACCTCCTTCTTCGCAATTCCCTCTGCGTTCTCCAAATTCCAATTATGCCCTCTCCCTtcagtcccttcttcttcttcttcttcttcttcttctcgcgtTCTGTGTCGCGGTGGATCGAGCGTGCAACACGTGGCCACCGACTTCAAGCTCGTATTGCACGATGCTCTTGACGCTTCTGGAATCGACACCACTCATGCCAGG AAAGCCAGGGAGGAGTTCTGCTCACAAATTCGGAGATTCACCGAGATTGAGAAGGAAACTAGCATTTGCATTAACAGGAGTGTTGATTTGGGAAGAACGGCTCTCTATATTGCCGCGGAGGATGATTCTCTCGTATCACATTCATCAGTTCCCCTTCCTGTGGATGCTTTCATTTCAAGATTAGATGATCTTTCAATGGACTATTGTCCTCACTACAAACCTGAATACGATTCATCTCCTGAGAAGTTCTTAGAGAGCATAGAGAGATTTCTATATGTTCACAAG GGTTTCAGCAGAGCCAACGAAAATCTGATGGAGTTACGGCCACTATATCTCCACTCA GTTTTGACTCACCGTTCAGGATCAGCTGTGATGCTGTCAGTCATATACTCAGAAATTATGAAAATGCTTCGTTTGTGGGGCCTTTTATATTTTGATGCCGAAATTTTCTTCCCTCATGATGCTCTTTCCCTTCCCAATGGCTATCATAAGCAGAAAAGCAAGGAATCAGACCAAGTTCACATTATGACCTCTGGAAACTTGTTAGTcaag GTCTTAAATAATCTCAAGCATGCATTCTGGCCTTTCCAGCATGATAGTAACAAGAGTTTATTCTTAAGGGCAGCACATGCTGCTAACTGTGTCGACAGATCGGATTTTGTTGGAGAAAG TGGATCTCAAATTGCATCAGCTAAGGCTGCTCAACATAGGCTGGATCGAGGTGTTTGGACCAGCGTGCGATTTGGGGACATGAGGCGTTCATTGTCTG CATGCGAACGCCTTATCCTCATGAATAATAATGATGCGAACGAGTTCAGAGATTACAGCATTCTTCTCTATCACTGTGGTTTATATGAGCAATCACTGCAACACCTGAACAAGTACCAGGAATTGAAG AACTTGCAAGCTGAAGTGAATTCATCGGACCCTCTTAGCAGTCTCGAAGACGATGCGGCGGATAAACTGATGATGCGCTTGAACCTCATCATGATGGAACAAGGTTGGAGTCAGCCAACTTACGCCAGAAACTTCCTCGGTAATAGCTCTGAACCATGGTAG